A window of the Sphingobium sp. CAP-1 genome harbors these coding sequences:
- a CDS encoding HAD family hydrolase: MRDRVLIRYVIFDLDGTLVDSCGICVSILSAMIADRGSDHAIDPVGARQYMSQGGRDMVAALLGPACVDPDADLLDFRARYARHVTPADSLFPGVAECLKRLHDMGLKLAICSNKPQMLCDKVLADTGLAPYFRVVVGGRPACCPSPRRIC, translated from the coding sequence GTGCGGGATCGCGTCTTGATCCGCTATGTGATCTTCGACCTCGACGGCACGCTGGTCGACAGTTGCGGCATCTGCGTCTCGATCCTGTCGGCGATGATCGCGGATCGCGGGAGCGATCATGCGATCGATCCCGTCGGCGCACGCCAATATATGAGCCAGGGCGGCCGCGACATGGTGGCCGCCCTGCTCGGCCCTGCCTGCGTCGACCCGGATGCCGATCTCCTCGATTTCCGCGCCCGCTACGCCCGCCATGTCACGCCGGCCGACAGCCTGTTCCCCGGCGTCGCGGAATGCCTGAAACGGCTGCACGACATGGGGCTGAAACTGGCGATCTGTTCGAACAAGCCACAGATGCTGTGCGACAAGGTGCTGGCAGATACGGGGCTTGCGCCCTACTTCCGCGTCGTCGTGGGGGGCAGGCCGGCCTGCTGCCCAAGCCCGCGCCGGATTTGCTGA